From Rana temporaria chromosome 5, aRanTem1.1, whole genome shotgun sequence:
TTTTGGCAGGTGCCACTGGCacgtggtactgattggcaggtggcactggatggcaaaaGTTAGCACTGGCAAATGGCAATGCTGGCACCGGCAGGTTTCACAGCCGATAATGTAACGGTGTGAAACCTCTCTCTCTAGAGAGAGGTTCACAAATTCTGTGTGATGTCGGAGGTGGGCGGGcccccagcagctatccagccaaatGATCGGGCCGTTAAAGGGGCGGGCCACATACATGTAGCAGCCCCcagatcccattggctggtgttggatagctgggtcccgcccaccccgacatccaACCTCAATaatgacagctcctctctctctttctccataACGTTTCACACACACCATGGCGCTGCactgcagacagtgtggagaagggagaagGAACCCCACGTTCCTCCTCCACACTCTGCTGGCACAGGTGCGGCCAGTGTTAAATATTGGCCTAATTTGGATAATAATCTATCTgggtgaactagatggactttgtcttttttcaacccaacTATGTAacactgtgaaaaatatatatataattccaatgcgctactgtgagtagacCAAagtgtgaaaatagtgtaaataaTATATTAAGCCGAGTCGAGACCGAGGATTATACTCACACAAGCCGGAGGCTATCAGACGCAAGGCGGTAATTTCAAAACGCCACGTCTGTACTTTGTTTTTTATACGCTATTTTGCTATTTAAGCACTGTGTGTGCCACTTGCTTTTTTAACCCTTAATAAATTCCTTTGGATGCTTAAtcctactacaccattggaggctatTTTCTTCTCTCCCCACCCCACTGTTTTACCCACTGAACAATACAATTGAGAACATTATGGAGGTATGCAGCAGTTACTAGACATTGGAAACAAGTGACCCTAGGAGAAAGGTGACCGGAGATCCGGAGGACATCGGGAGACACACGCCCAGGAGAGCTTAATTGAACACAGCTGCTGGAACAACATACACTGactgtccccagaacaggaacgATCGCAGACCCGGAGGGATATccctatatgcgcacatatagcaccttcatggtaagggcactacaagACTAATGAGGATTGTTTCACTGCTACCTTCTACATAGATATCTTCTTTGGATGCATCTCACCATCTCTACCTATAGACTGTCCCATCAACACCACTGCTGCACTTTTTACACTTGTTCACTCACCTTTAAACCATCCTATATACACTTTGTTTAtcagtatattatatttatatatctatgtgTTAGCTTTACAGAGCTTATGGACTTCTAGAGGACTGGACATCCTCTCTATGTATCACATCAGATTATATGCTTTTCTATAATCATTTTGTGGCACGTACTGCACTTTTTGAGCTTGGTCACTTTATCTTTTTGATTGTGGTTCATACATTCACATATACACCTTGGTTGCATTTtgcacatacctggagcgcttatcacttttttactctttttatgTAACACTGTATACAATTTATAATCTCTGTGGTTCTataacacagaacatggaaatacttCAGGACTGTATCATGTGACAGGACCCCATAGTGCATCCAGTGCATAGCATATCCTGAACATGTAATGCCACACGGTTCTTTTTCTCTAGCCCTTGAATGGACATTCTTCTTGTGCTATAGAAATGCAACAGAAGCACAGACTGCAATTGTAACTGAGCTCCAACACTGCGCAACCTCACATTTTACATTGGTCTATATACTAGGATGGCATGGAAAAAAAGGGAGGTAAACTATACCACGGAAAGTACACAGTATAGTGAAATGGAACTTCAGAGTTCCCACTACTCGCCACATTTCCaaacaagtaaaaaaagaaaatagtagGCTATATGAAAATAAGGTTAGGATATAAGCAGTCACTGTCTGCTTTATGCCAGTAAAATGTTCTGCCAGGTCAGTGCTGAGGATTAAAGTCTTACCCGACAAACCAAACAGGTGTATACTAGAGCTACTTTAGCTGCGGCTTTCTGATCGTGTCCTTGTTTCTTCTTCATGTCTGCTTGTTTCTTGGCATTTTTCTGCTGCGATTGAATCTTCTGATGTCCTCGAGCCATATCTGCAATGTTACACAGTTTAATTAAACAGAAGCTGAGAAATCCCCACACCACAGCAGGTGCACCAAAACGTATTTACTGAAAAGGGGCTGAGAGGAGGTTATGCAATTTGTGAACACCTGCTGACTTCCATACACAAACCAAGATATGTTGGGTGTAAACGTATAGTCGGGTGGATGCACACAGTGCGGTAGGATAAGttacaaataaaaatgcaaacaGTTTACTTGTACCCTCCATCTtgtgacgggagggggggggggggggtgagagttcCTGCTTACGTATTTTTTCAGGCGTTTCAACACTTGTCACATGGCAAAAAAACTAATTTGCTAACCACAGTTGAGGTGCCAATAACAATGTCACTGCAAGTCCAATGCGCATTTGCAGTGCATTTCAAAAAagcaacaaaacacatttttggtATGCTTTGTTGTGCGTTCCAGAAACATCAAGTGTTAATGCAGCCTAATAAAGTTCAGCAGGAATAAATATTTAACTGCTTGTCCAGTGACACACACCAAACACCCCCTTCTGATTTTTTGGAATAAATGCTTTACTGATTAAACGAATattgtacacaaaaaaaattccagattTGTCCATTCGGATAATGTCGCATGAACCTTCCATGACCGACTCTCGAAAACAGAGTACAAAATGATCGCTTCgtattttttgtcccttttttgatcgtgtactaggcttaagagcCGGTGCACACTACCACGACCTGGGGGGCGACTTGTGTCGCACAACATGTCAAATtacatgttagtcaatgagagccgtcttaatgcacactactgaagtcgctccgacttcagcaAAGGTtcatgtactacttcaaggcgacttgcaCCAtaaatttcaatggaagtcgcctccaagtcggatcccctgtcttaactaaagcaactttccaggaagagaaactatttctcaggcaaacccctccctcccagagcTGATTACTGTTTAATTGGCCACTGGCCAAGTCGgatgtcctggaggcgacttgaagtcgccttgtaAGTGGCGCCGAGTCTCCTCGCAAAGTCGCACCCAGAGTCATgcggcccctgtgtgaaccggctcttacagaaATTAGACACAATGTTTACATTGTGCTGTATCACTAGATTACAGAAGTcactcttctaaaaaaaaaaaaaaaaaaaaaaaaaaaaaaacttgttttcacTTACAAAAGCCAAAAAGTATATGTGTAGTAAAAAACATATGCCATGGACTGCACCATTCAGGAGATTGGAATGgtcataaaaagagaaaaaaaatgaattctatCCATCTGTATATCATATCATCTCTCACACTACCCTGACTGTGGGGGAAATACTGTGTGGTCATGTTCAATAGAAATTATTCAGACGGTGCGGGAAAGGACAGGGAGTTAAGCCATATAACCAGGGAAAACAAAATCCTAAAATGATGAAGAAGATCTCCAGGCCAGAACAAGTTAAACAAGCAAATGTCTTTTTTTGCCTGCACAGAGATACCAAATGACTGCAGCTGTTTGTCCTATCAGAGGCTGCTCTGAAGTTACCAGCTGCTTCATCACCAGCAGTCAGAAAGCTTCTAGAAAGAACCCACCTTCATCACACATGGGCACCAAACCCCAGACGGGGgacaagattttttttacaatacttttcacacaaaccatgaataaaataaatcaaataaaattcCTATTCAcatcacatgcagtccagtgcgtttttgttctgcatcaaaaatgcatggaaaatAGGTTATATgttttccaatggcatagttcacatcagtgcggtcagttccagaaaaaaaaaaaataataataaaaaaaaacgaacatgctgcatttttcctgcactgaaacacatcaaaaacacactggaccctagtaaagtgaaaaaaataaaaaatgtgcctgTAATGCATCcagaaatgcataaaaaaaacacgACAGAACACATCAAAAACGCATCTGAAACGGATCTGGAGTGCATCTTTTGTGGTGGAAACTGGCCCTTACAGTAAAAAGGCAAAGATAAACATGAAAGAAaccctaagagccctttcacactggtgtggttttgccgcgttttcgcggtaaaaatagcgataTTAAAACACTCGAAAAACgcgcatatatacatacatacacacacatacacacacacacacacacacacacacacaccactagtgctaataaacgctattaaaaaaacataaaaaaaaaaaaaagctactgccgtttttataacattttagCATCCAGTGTGCATGGTGCCCAAGGCCTCATGctcactggacgttaaaataacgttaaaaAAAACGCCAGCAGCTTTGCAGTGAGATTTTCaagttttttcaatgtttttgcaatagcatccacattttttttttttgaaagatcaaagacgtaaaaaaagaaaaaaaaaaaacacgctgggGAGCAAAGTTTTTGAGCATTTATcagttagagcgtttttacagctgaaaaacgtctttcagaacctgctagttttgggtttttttttactgctcaaaaacgccactgcccaaaactgctgataacagccatgtatgtatgtatgtatgtatgtatgtatgtatgtatgtatgtatagtatgtatgtatgtatgtatagtatgtatgtatgtatgtatgtatgtatgtatgtatgtatgtatgtatgtatgtacacataggctgttaacatggagagtttaatgacggtagaaaaaaaaaaatgtctactgccaaaaacagccgctgtaaaaatgtcaaaggCATTAACCTTCACTgcagaaataaaggggaaaatTCTGCCCTGCATATGAAAAGAATTCTGGGTCTACCAGTTGTGCAAGAAAGTTAGACAACATGCATAACACTGTTTATGTAACAAACTACACAATACAAGTTACCGGGTagcctgcagtaaaaaaaaaaaaaaaaaaaaaacgcacgcaCTATGTGCATTCCTTTCCAATAGAAaggacaggaggaaaaaaaattctctagaaCAACAGTCAACTTCGTTTAAAGCACTAATTCcccttcacacggggcggatttgCTGGGTGGACCAGGCAGACGACAGGTCCGTCTCCACTTACTGTGCAAGGACAGACCTGTTGGAGCCCCGCTGTTCTctagatcggatgaaaatggacagcctgTCCCGTTTTGATCCAATCGATGGATGGTGAACACATCTCTATCCATCTGTTTTGAGCAGATCTTATGGCAGGCAGGGGCCAGTggacacatctccgctgacatccatctgcccatagaagtcaatgttgcCCTCTCGGATCTGCCTGAAAAAAGGACAGGcggatcgtgtgaaaggggcccaacagACTACCACTTGGAACAAGAAACTCTCTATCCTGGATAATCTCAAGGTAGAAAGATTAGGAACATCAACTTGCAGGAGGCTGAAGACCATCAACAGTacaagcatcaaaaacacaaacGGACACTGGACTGTAAAAGTAGCCATGAAAACGTGAGCTG
This genomic window contains:
- the ZNF706 gene encoding zinc finger protein 706, which gives rise to MARGHQKIQSQQKNAKKQADMKKKQGHDQKAAAKVALVYTCLVCRTQMPDPKTFKQHFESKHPKVPLPPELVDVEA